The proteins below are encoded in one region of Drosophila santomea strain STO CAGO 1482 chromosome 3R, Prin_Dsan_1.1, whole genome shotgun sequence:
- the LOC120450878 gene encoding uncharacterized protein LOC120450878, with the protein MEYSQCVAKIKKNSFIFILFFLLLYVLTSSKEQVEYNLKVRPPLEGKPDSRMLFVNSSQCQIISMDPLSPMAMYHMTEMPTFWCPMIKLMKAKSIEERNYLYLTANAKQLWQKLGVRRLSEISCAYKRFVRLNDFLNRYFEMKVFRFSKWSNFTEVEPGNITLRVWCWMDYGRLVFNDVFIFLPFPKDRIFNVTNSEAANRLSVLILGIDSISHMHYQRYFSRVKDLIEGLPHIELWGYNRVGRNSYPNLIPLFSGQSVDELESRSGCFKPNKKDNFDRCRFLFRDFKDAGYATIFGEDSRVGGTFTYVRPGFKRQPTDFYLRSVLNEIHKRSTYYARGPIEIKCSGNRIYHHVLYDFIYRLLPHMQARCYDRGFFAFFWQTMGVHDYFQYGDRADRQYYWILRALKRRNIFERTLVLILSDHGLRYGPFVDTFQGMRETSLPTMVAIYPRWLRERYPLALANLEANAHRLVTTYDLHETLKDVIDLENLSDERILNRTLRLRNDHNVSLFLPIPEERSCFSARIPLHYCQCDGFLKIPWNARSVQRIAKLAVERINLLLEPYPQCHQLALLNVEDAYLRKQHEFNKTITVRLVTQPGNGHFDATVLSKNETSLQGAITRSDQYKHQSFCAREAPIEIYCYCS; encoded by the exons ATGGAATATAGCCAATGTGTTGCTAAGATAAAGAAGAATAGTTTCATATTCATACTATTCTTCTTATTACTCTACGTATTAACAAGTTCCAAAGAACAAGTTGAATATAACCTAAAAGTCAGACCGCCTTTAGAAGGTAAACCGGATAGTAGGATGCTATTTGTGAATTCCTCACAATGCCAAATAATTTCCATGGATCCTCTTTCACCCATGGCGATGTACCATATGACAGAAATGCCCACATTTTGGTGCCCTATGATCAAGCTGATGAAGGCGAAATCCATTGAGGAAAGAAACTACCTGTACTTGACCGCCAATGCAAAGCAGCTTTGGCAAAAGTTGGGAGTTCGAAGGCTAAGCGAAATCTCTTGCGCCTACAAACGCTTCGTGCGCTTGAATGACTTTTTGAACAGGTACTTTGAAATGAAAGTCTTTCGTTTTAGCAAATGGAGTAACTTCACAGAGGTAGAGCCAGGTAACATAACTCTGCGTGTTTGGTGCTGGATGGACTATGGTCGCCTAGTGTTTAACGATGTCTTTATATTTCTACCATTCCCAAAGGACCGGATATTCAACGTTACTAATTCTGAAGCAGCGAATCGTCTTTCGGTTCTAATTCTGGGTATAGACTCTATTTCCCACATGCATTACCAGCGCTACTTCAG TCGAGTAAAAGACTTAATCGAAGGTCTGCCACACATTGAACTATGGGGCTACAACCGCGTCGGGCGAAATTCGTACCCGAATCTGATTCCCTTGTTTAGCGGTCAGAGTGTGGATGAACTGGAGTCCAGAAGTGGATGCTTCAAACCAAATAAGAAGGATAATTTCGATCGGTGTCGCTTTTTGTTTCGTGATTTTAAGGATGCCGGCTATGCCACCATTTTTGGCGAGGATTCTCGCGTGGGTGGAACCTTTACTTACGTAAGACCTGGCTTTAAGCGTCAACCAACCGACTTTTATCTGCGAAGTGTGCTGAACGAAATCCACAAGCGATCCACTTATTACGCACGAGGACCAATTGAAATCAAATGCAGCGGCAATCGGATATATCATCATGTTCTGTACGACTTTATCTACCGTTTGCTGCCCCATATGCAGGCAAGATGTTACGATCGAGGAttctttgcctttttttggCAGACAATGGGCGTCCACGATTATTTCCAATACGGCGACCGGGCCGACCGTCAGTACTATTGGATTCTGCGTGCCCTAAAAAGGCGAAACATTTTTGAGAGGACTCTGGTGCTGATCTTGTCCGATCATGGCCTGCGATATGGTCCTTTTGTGGACACATTTCAGGGCATGAGAGAAACATCGCTGCCCACAATGGTGGCAATATATCCACGATGGCTACGTGAACGATATCCGTTGGCCTTGGCAAATCTCGAAGCGAATGCCCACCGCCTAGTGACCACTTACGATCTGCACGAGACCCTAAAAGATGTGATCGATCTGGAAAACCTAAGTGACGAGCGAATTTTGAACCGCACTCTGCGACTGCGAAACGATCACAACGTTTCATTATTCCTGCCCATTCCTGAGGAGCGTAGCTGCTTTTCAGCCCGCATTCCACTGCATTATTGCCAATGCGATGGATTTCTCAAGATACCATGGAATGCGCGTAGTGTCCAGCGGATTGCCAAGCTTGCTGTGGAACGCATTAATCTGCTGCTTGAACCCTATCCACAGTGTCATCAGCTGGCGCTTCTCAATGTGGAGGACGCCTATCTGAGGAAACAACACGAGTTCAATAAAACGATCACTGTGCGACTGGTTACGCAACCAGGAAATGGCCACTTTGATGCAACGGTCCTTTCCAAAAATGAGACCTCGCTGCAAGGAGCTATCACAAGGAGTGATCAATACAAGCACCAATCATTTTGCGCCCGAGAAGCTCCCATCGAGATTTATTGCTATTGTTCATAG